In the Colius striatus isolate bColStr4 chromosome 3, bColStr4.1.hap1, whole genome shotgun sequence genome, cagaactggacacaggactccagctgaggcctcaccagggcagagcagagggggagcagaacctccctcgacctgctgcgcACACCCCAAAGCCTCATACCGAACCGCAGCGTTATGCCAGGCCAGTGGCGCGGCTGCCAGCATCCCTCCCCGCAGACGAACAGGGAAAACGCCGCCGTCCGCGCCCACACGCGGCCGCATCACTCGGGGACGTGCCCCCGGGGGCAGCCGACGGCAACGGTGCGGGCGGATCGGCGCGGGCAGCAACcacgccgccccctccccgccgtcCGGCCCCGGCCCCGAGGCGCTGCCCGCGGCCGGCCCCGCCGCACGCCGAGGCGCGGCCCGTACGTGCCGCTGCCGCCTCACGGGCGGCACCGCTCGGCccgcgcccagccccggggacGGGACGGAGGAGAAGGGCACGGCtcccctcccgccgcccgtgCCGCGCcacgccgcgccgccgccctcACCAGCGCCATGTCTCCGCcgtcccgccccgtcccgcgCCTGCGCCGCGCCCCGGCCCCTCCCGCTTCCCGGCGGCCCCCGCAGCGCCACGGGTCGCGGGCCATGGCGCCGCCGCCTGCCGCCGCCGCTCTGTGCCTGTTCGATGTGGACGGCACCCTGACCGCCCCGCGCCAGGCGAgtcccgccgcggccgcccggcccggccccgtcGCAGGGGACGCGCGGAGCGGCGGGTGCCGCGTCCCCCAGCCGGGATGCCCGACGTGCGAACGCGGGTCGCGGGTTAAAGCCCCCTCAGAACAGCCCGGCGGGACTCTCCGTGTGTCCCAAAGCTGTGCGCGGCGTTGCTGGCTCTGCGAGCTGCCGCGGGACGGAGGGGCCGGCCGCGCCCTGGGGTGCTGACAAATGTCGTTGCTTTCTTTTGGAACCTAGAAAATCACGGCGGAGATGGCGGcgtttctgcagcagctgcgCACGAAGGTGAAAGTAGGGGTCGTGGGCGGCTCGGATTTTGACAAGATTAAGGAGCAGCTGGGCGATGACGGTGAGGACGGCGGCTGATGCAATCCCGGGGCTTACGGGGAAGTGGTGATACGGAGGCCGAGCcccgctcctcctcctccttccttgctGTTCACTGTTTTCACCTTGGTTGCGTTGCGCTCAGTCGATGGAATGCCCTCGCGGGCCCTTGGGAACTGTTACCTGCGGTTAcatcctgcagagagctggGTGTGTTGTTAAGGGCTTGTGCCTATCAGTGGAACCCTGACTTTGGGGCAGTGCCTCAGGAAGGCATTTTAGCAGTGTCTGTTTTAAATGGGCCCTTGCCCACAACATTTCCATGTGCAGGCGGCTGGGTTGTCCCGCCCGTCCCTGAGGGATCTGATGGTGTTAACTGAGGTTACGATGCAGAGATGGACTCGTGCTTTAGTCCTTTGAGAGAGGCTTCCTTTTCTGTATAAAGACTGTCTTTAACGATCTGTACTTAGAGgttcctaccattctgtggttccaaagaaacacaaggaagagttttccttccctgttgaggtgagggagcactggcaggggctgcccagatgggttgtggagtctccttctctggagacatgtcaaacccacctgggcaggtgaaggagcactggaaggggctgtccagatgggctgtggagtctccttctctggagacattcaaaccccatctggatgcgttcctgtgtgacctactctaagtggtcctgctctggcaggggatttgcactggatgatcttttgaggtcccttccagcccctaacATTCAGTGGTACTTAACTGGTGCCTCTGGTAGCCTTCTGGAACTCCCAGGGCGCTCAGAATTTGCTTGGCTTACAAGTGATCCTACATTGTAGTAAGGTGAGATGTTCTGTCACTTCCTTGCAAATGAGATGCAAGAGACATTTTCAGGAGAGGAAGAACCTTGAAGCAAAGGTAACTGAAAGGCTCCATGTGATCTGAGGTGTGTGTTAAccctggggagaagggagagtgGCTTTGACCTTGCACTGAATCTTTCTGTGCTGTATGAGCTAATGTTTGCTGTATTTTAACCTATTTCACGTGGAGGGTAATTGTCAGACATAGAGGGCAACTTCTAAGttactgtctttttgtttgcttctagTGCTTGAAAACTTTGACTACGTTTTTCCAGAGAATGGCCTCGTGGCATACAAAGATGGGAAGCTCCTGAGCAAGCAGGTAAGTGTGAAGTTTCCAGTAACATGAAGGGGAAATTTTCTAAACAACATTTTGCTTTGTTGCTACAGTGCTGTCTTCTGTAATCACCTTTCTTCTAACTGAGGTCAGAATTGCTGCTGTTTTCATGTGTTACTTCCATCACAAGTCGTTCATTTGGTGCTCTGAGTGGTGTGATGACTGTCTGCACCTTGAGCTTTATTCTTTGGGGTATTCTCCAAACCAAAAGGTGTTGGAGTCTGGAGTGTCTGATAGAGTAAGGACAGTGCAGATCCTAGAACAGCCTTTACCTCAGCTTATCTGTAGGAAATGTGGCCCAGTCCTCTGTTCCAAGAGGTCACGTGGAAGGTGGTGTTTTGTAACTGATGTCTGTTGGGTCTCAGGGGTCAGAAAGTTTCCTGTAGATCTCTTGTAGGTGCTTTGCAGTGTTAATTGGGGGTGCATGTTCTGGTATGTTGCCTTCTAAGGCAAATACTCTAAATTAATATAACTGTATATCTGAGTCTAGAGTTCCTAATCCTAAAGCAGGCAGCCTCAGGACAGATAACTTCCTAACGTtatcctctccctctgctctgccctggtaaggcctcatctggagtcctgagtccagttctgggctccccagctcaagagggacagagaacttctggacagaggctagtgcagcacagggccaccaagatgatcaggggactggagcatcttccttatgaggaaaggctgcgggaactggggctgttcagcctggagaagagaaggctgagaggaccttacaagtatttaaaaggtgcatgtcaagaggatggggcagcactacTTTCTTGTGTCTtgagtgacaggactaggggtaaagCTGGGacacaagttccacttaaacataagaagaaccTTCTTTACTCttaagggtgagggagtcctggcccaggctgcccagggagggtgtggaggctccttcttgggaggtttccaaacccacctggacatgttcctgtgccccctgattgaggggaagctgctttagcagcggTTTGGGCTGGATGGGCTTTGCatggcccttccaaccccaccattctgggattctgtaatCACCTTCATTGGTTCACCATAAGTAAGAGAGGTTAAAGCTTGCCCTGGTCCTGCCTGGAACTGCTGCCCTGAGCTGTGGTCCCCAGTTTGCTGCAGTAACAGTCTCTGTTTCTTCACGCTTGGCTACAGTACCATTTGCTGCGACGTTTTGTCTAGGTCTGCTGTCTTTGGCCCACAGTTTGCTTCTAAAGCAGAGACTAGTAGGAAGTTGTGTTCATGAGAGTTTGCTGTTAAGgtttgaaaaaaaagcccacaaagaAACCCAAAAGAAAACTGAGAGCCTTTGGTTAGTACCGTGTGTGCACCTGTGGCAGTTACTTACAGCAGCCACGTTTCTGTGTGCCAGTAACTGCACCACACAACCTTGTGTTTTCCATGTGACTTGCTTTTAGAACTTCAAATTCTGGACTTTTGGTTGAgtgatattttgttttgttagagCATTCAGGGCTACCTGGGTGAGGACATACTTCAAGATCTAATCAACTACTGCCTGAGTTACATTGCGAAGATAAAACTGCCCAAGAAAAGGTAGGTGCATGCACACATCTCACTGTGGCTGTGGTGTCCCTGTTGCAGTGTTGAGCATCAACACTGTATCAGCACAAAATGAGTCATTTGTGGGTTTAGAATGTTGTATATATAAAACAGAGCTCAATCTGTGCATACAAAGGCAAGCTcccagctggaacacaggatCTGAAATAGCAATTCCACGATTTTATTCAAGAGGGAAGGGGGTTCAGTTTTGAAGTAGGAGTGTTCCCTTTTGAATGGAGCAGCATAATGTTTTCCAGAGATGAGGAGTGTGTGGTAAGATCAGTTCTGTGGGACGTGTGAGGGTGCAGCTGCTCAAGGCATTTACACACACCATATGTGAGGGGAGCTGGAAACACTCCTGAGATTGCTCAGAGCTTTGCAGCTTCACCCCAGAGCTGACAGATTAGTCTGTCAGGGGCTGAGGATCAGGCTGGCAGGGTGCTCCAGGAATACTTTTAAAGCCAAATCATACTTTTAAAAGTCAGTAATGATGATGTTGAGGTTGCCAGATTCAAAGAAGAGTCCAAAAGGCTCCTTGGTGCCAGAGGTCTTGGCTCCTACACGTTTGGGGTTTTGTGCATACACAAAACCTGAGAGGCTGAAGCAGACATCTGATTCCCATTGTCTTCAGAATTAAACCAGTTCATTGTGATATTCTATGTTTTGAGCAATTTCtcatctgttttctgtcttgttAATCGATTCTCTTTCAGGGGCACTTTTATTGAGTTCCGAAATGGGATGTTGAACGTGTCCCCCATTGGAAGAAGCTGCAGCCAAGAAGAACGAGTTGAGTTCTATGAACTTGATAAAGTGAGTTACACCCCTTGAAAAATATCCAGCTCTTCTGGAAGAGGCAGTTATGGCCaggttgtgattttttttaaagtttctcttactttgtgaccttttttttaccttttcaatCCTTTCCATGTGGTTTCTTTGATCAGACTTCAGGAAATACAcaatagtggggttttttgttgcaATAGTGATTACTTGCAGAAGGGGGAATGGGTTTGGCTCATGTTTCTTTTAACCCtacatcatagaatggtagggattggaaggcacctttaaagatcatccagcccaactcccctgcagaggcaggtccacctagatcaggtcacacaggaacatgtcaagGTGCGTTTTGAAGACCTCCCGAGGAGGAGACTTgacacactccctgggcagcctgtgccagggctccctcatctgaacagtcaAATAgctttcccttatgtttaaatggagcttcttgtgttccagcttctttccatcaccccttgtacAGAACACCCTACCTGTGCAAGCAGGGTTCCTGGAAAACCCCCATTATAGATAAACCTATACTTATTTGGAGTGACCTTAAGTATACCTGCTCATATCTATTCAAATGAATAAAAGTATTCCTTTGCCTACCAACTCCATAAAGCCTCTTAGAGGAGAATTTAAAGGCTGAAATCAAACTATTCACCCTTTATTTTCAGTTGTACACAGCTAAACTGTGCAAGGCTGAAACAAACCCGAGCCATGGGATCCAGGTTCTGTTTCCTGCTACACCATAACAGCTCTGACCTGACACAAAAACCTAATTCCTCAAAAGCAGTCTTTGCCTTTGACTCAGTTAACGGATGCTGAAAGATCCCTGAGCACAAGTTGTTCTGAAAACACCCTTTTTGgaggctctggcagcagcagattAGTACTCTTGCTATGCCTCAGTCTCCCCATGCTGAATTTTACAGAGTTGATGCATAGCTTCCTTGGTATTGTAAGAGTTTCAGATAGAAAAGCAGATCTCACAGCCTGTGGGTGAAGTTTTGATCTCATTTGTTCAAGTTGGTGGCAGAGGAAAGTGGGAATACTCTGAGCATGCTTTCAGTAATACTAAAATGCAGCTGTAGCACACTGGTCCTGATCCTCAGCCTTGTGTATATTTTTGAGGTGGTTTTGGGAGTTGTCTTTATTGATGAATTCTGATGTTTGGTTgtgttatttttgtctttaacaGAAAGAACGGATAAGGGAGAAGTTTGTAGCTGATTTGCAAAGGGAATTTGCAGGAAAAGGCCTCACATTTTCTATAGGTATCATAGTCCATTTCAAACTTTTCATAGCAGCTGAGCCCTATCCTCTCCTGGCTGTGACATACCCCATCTCATTTGTGTGACAGTTCTCTGGGGGTGGCTGCAGGCATTGCGTGCAGGACTAAACCTCTTTTCCCTCTTAGGCTTTGATTTGACGCGTTTTAATTGAAATCCATCACCAAAGAGAGTTCATTGCTTCTCAGCAGTTCGTTGTCTTCTAACGGCAGCTGTGTGACTGATTCTGCTCATTTGGAAACATTGCATGCCTCTGGTTAGTCAGAGTTGCTCCTGCAAATGAATTTTGCTCAGAAATGCTCCCTCAGTACTGTCTGAGTAGCCCTTCGTTCTTCATCTCTGTAGCTGCATCGtgtgggaggaaggaaaggaaacccAAAAGCAAGTGCAAGCTTACAGAGAAAAGGGATAATaaggagaaattaattttttattttttccccctcttttaaTATACTGCCACATTCTTCTCTGTTATTAATTCTCAGAATGATGCAAAAGTAGGGTTGCCCTTAGTGCTGTGGCGCTGAAACTCTTCAGGCAGCTGTAAAGTGCAACAGAGCTTTCCTAAAGCAGGTTGTAAGTACTGTTTTGACACCTGCTTCCACTGGGAAGCTGCTTTTATTGTTGGTCAAGTCCAAGGATTTGGAACTGGAACAGTTATTGTCCTCTTAGGCTGTGTTAAAAAGGcccatttcctcctttttctatTCTGCAAGCTTTAGGAAGTCTTTCACATGACACATGGCTGTACATACACCAATGGCTGTGTCCATTCATGCAGTTTCTTTCTACAAGTAGAAAGatcaaatgtaatttttaaaagaggtTCAATTGGAGAGCAGGGAGTGTTTGGGAACAGGGGAAGAGTTTCATGGGTAAACACTAATCTGCAAATCACGACTGCCATATGACGTACTTTCTGTACTTGTAAGACTGAGCTCCAGGGTCTCATTGTATTTCTGTGGCTTCTGCAAAGCTCCTTGTACAAAAAAACTCTTACCTAGTTtaggttttctttcttactCCTCGCTCAGAATCGTGTTCTTACACAGAGCTTGGTTCCTGTGTGTCCTAGGAGGGCAGATCAGCTTTGATGTGTTCCCCGATGGCTGGGACAAGAGGTACTGCTTGGGGATCGTTGCCAACGATGGATATAAGactgtttatttctttggagATAAGACTATGCCAGTGAGTATATTGTTTTGTGTATACATTTCAGAGCACTGTAGGTTCTAACCTGTTGCCTTATGCCCAACAAGAACAGACTGTAAGCCTGGCTGTGGATGACTGGGCAGCACAGTGCAGGGacagctggcagcagagcttttccttctcttccctgaAGTGAACAGAGTGTTCCTGACAGACTTAATGGAGTATGTTTTTGAACTGAACTTCTGTAATTATGGTAAAAACCTTGGTGATATGACTGTGTAAAACTGGTTATCCTGTTTGGTTAATGTAGATTGATGCATCTTGTTGGCTGGTGTTTATGAAATGTATTGATTTTCCATCCAGTTTAATACTGTTCCTTTCCTAACTGCTCCTTCTGTCTCCACTCTGGGGAACTGAAAGAACATGTTATCCC is a window encoding:
- the PMM2 gene encoding phosphomannomutase 2 isoform X2 — translated: MAPPPAAAALCLFDVDGTLTAPRQKITAEMAAFLQQLRTKVKVGVVGGSDFDKIKEQLGDDVLENFDYVFPENGLVAYKDGKLLSKQSIQGYLGEDILQDLINYCLSYIAKIKLPKKRGTFIEFRNGMLNVSPIGRSCSQEERVEFYELDKKERIREKFVADLQREFAGKGLTFSIGGQISFDVFPDGWDKRYCLGIVANDGYKTVYFFGDKTMPGGNDYEIFTDSRTQGHSVTSPQDTRRICEELFFK
- the PMM2 gene encoding phosphomannomutase 2 isoform X1, with amino-acid sequence MAPPPAAAALCLFDVDGTLTAPRQKITAEMAAFLQQLRTKVKVGVVGGSDFDKIKEQLGDDVLENFDYVFPENGLVAYKDGKLLSKQSIQGYLGEDILQDLINYCLSYIAKIKLPKKRGTFIEFRNGMLNVSPIGRSCSQEERVEFYELDKEGRSALMCSPMAGTRGTAWGSLPTMDIRLFISLEIRLCQEGTTMKFSQTPEHKATASHPHRTQEESVKSYFLNERLLEFTLTKRLKELNKISSFCSGFVLGHEQELLCRWVITERKGVNGREPC